The following are encoded together in the Mammaliicoccus vitulinus genome:
- the aroD gene encoding type I 3-dehydroquinate dehydratase has protein sequence MTDEQKKTFPYIVATISLETEDDIKKTVEELISNKDSIDIVEFRADSLKNTSIENINEILEKFKAEYQLAPILFTYRSKGQGGYGDFDHETYYKLMQDIICNKKADYVDIQLDTYEDNLMNCITRAQNNEVKIIISHHDFKSTPDEEEMFVTYEKMAELGADIGKLAVMPENEKHLLSMLNAMNRAYHKLDIDVIGISMGELGKMTRITAGLFGSKFTYGFVGKEAAPGQIHVKEIKEQLALYQE, from the coding sequence ATGACTGATGAACAAAAGAAAACGTTTCCGTATATCGTTGCGACAATATCATTAGAAACAGAAGATGATATTAAAAAAACAGTTGAAGAGCTCATTTCAAATAAAGACTCAATAGACATTGTTGAATTTAGAGCGGACTCATTAAAAAACACTTCAATTGAAAACATTAATGAAATATTAGAAAAATTTAAAGCAGAATATCAATTAGCACCAATCTTATTCACTTACCGTTCTAAAGGACAAGGTGGGTATGGTGATTTTGATCATGAAACATACTACAAATTAATGCAAGATATTATTTGTAATAAAAAAGCAGATTATGTAGACATTCAATTAGATACTTATGAAGATAATTTAATGAATTGTATAACGAGAGCTCAAAATAATGAAGTTAAAATCATCATCTCTCATCACGATTTTAAATCGACACCTGATGAAGAAGAAATGTTTGTCACTTATGAAAAGATGGCAGAATTAGGGGCAGACATCGGAAAGCTTGCCGTAATGCCAGAAAATGAAAAGCATCTTCTATCAATGCTCAACGCTATGAACAGAGCGTACCATAAGTTAGATATTGATGTGATTGGTATTTCTATGGGTGAATTAGGTAAAATGACAAGAATTACAGCGGGCTTGTTTGGCTCTAAATTTACTTACGGATTTGTAGGTAAAGAAGCAGCGCCTGGGCAAATTCACGTTAAAGAAATTAAAGAACAATTAGCATTGTATCAGGAGTAG